Proteins co-encoded in one Myxococcus xanthus genomic window:
- the gspG gene encoding type II secretion system major pseudopilin GspG: MNPTQQKLNARRRHVRGFTLIEIMVVITILGLIAAAVGVSVMSNLEEAKQKTAALDIKTLETGLKLHYMKTGSFPETQAGLEELLQARSLERLPQDPWNRDYVYMNEGGNPVILSYGADGVPGGDGSDADISSQVASPSASAARRPKGLR, translated from the coding sequence ATGAATCCAACCCAGCAGAAGCTGAACGCTCGGCGTCGTCACGTTCGCGGATTTACGCTGATTGAAATCATGGTCGTCATCACCATCCTCGGACTCATCGCCGCGGCGGTGGGCGTCTCCGTGATGTCGAACCTGGAGGAGGCCAAGCAGAAGACCGCCGCCCTGGACATCAAGACATTGGAGACGGGGCTCAAGCTCCACTACATGAAGACCGGCAGCTTCCCGGAGACCCAGGCCGGCCTGGAAGAACTCCTCCAGGCGCGCTCGCTGGAGCGACTGCCCCAGGACCCGTGGAACCGCGACTACGTGTACATGAATGAGGGCGGCAACCCTGTCATCCTGTCGTACGGCGCGGACGGTGTCCCAGGGGGCGACGGCAGCGACGCGGACATCTCCTCCCAGGTGGCGTCACCGTCCGCGAGCGCGGCCCGCCGCCCCAAGGGGCTCCGTTAG
- a CDS encoding glutamine amidotransferase-related protein, producing the protein MRAVVFQHEEHEGPGLLGPVLQAAGFTLVNRFRTVRREDVDAELLVVMGGRMAVYESEQHPFLRQELGILMERLAYERPCLGFCLGAQMLAAAAGADVFPGKNGFEVGVGPVRWTPEAQKDPVLSGARPRTVVAHWHGDSYAPVPDATLLASTDRYTQQAFRLGTSYGFQFHLELTASELGRWIDIEADSLQQRGKNLQELKAQLPKLKAAEADNTEVLHRLAHHFARVAAGR; encoded by the coding sequence ATGCGCGCGGTGGTGTTCCAGCACGAGGAGCACGAAGGGCCCGGCCTGCTGGGGCCGGTGTTGCAAGCGGCGGGCTTCACGCTGGTGAACCGCTTCCGCACCGTGCGCCGGGAGGACGTGGACGCGGAACTGCTGGTCGTCATGGGCGGTCGCATGGCCGTCTACGAATCCGAGCAGCATCCCTTCCTGCGGCAGGAGTTGGGCATCCTCATGGAGCGGCTCGCCTATGAGCGCCCGTGCCTGGGCTTCTGCCTGGGCGCCCAGATGCTCGCTGCAGCGGCGGGCGCGGACGTGTTCCCCGGGAAGAATGGCTTCGAGGTGGGCGTGGGCCCGGTGCGATGGACGCCGGAGGCGCAGAAGGACCCCGTGCTGTCCGGGGCCCGTCCGCGCACGGTGGTGGCGCACTGGCACGGTGATTCCTATGCGCCCGTCCCGGACGCCACGTTGCTGGCGTCCACGGACCGGTACACCCAGCAGGCCTTCCGGTTGGGCACGTCCTACGGCTTCCAGTTCCACCTGGAGCTGACCGCCAGCGAGCTGGGGCGATGGATTGACATCGAGGCGGACAGCCTCCAGCAACGCGGAAAGAACCTCCAGGAGCTGAAGGCGCAGTTGCCCAAGCTCAAGGCGGCCGAGGCCGACAACACGGAGGTGCTGCACCGCCTCGCGCACCACTTCGCGCGCGTGGCGGCGGGCCGCTGA
- a CDS encoding DUF1592 domain-containing protein: MKTRSLLFGIPLLLTACSDELPVARTQDPKPVVAAQNCSDGAHSLRRLNRAEYDNTVRDLLGETGRPATTFPADPTGHGFDNEASLLGMSPALVEAYEATAGRLIDQAWARDGAASAGGGTVRIEAESASATTGASEQNGTVWNLWSNGDLSATFTFAQAGEYQLSVRAWGTQAPPDPVRMQWLLDGVVVASLDVPATTPTVYTQPVRVDSPGQKRFTVRFTNDTYDPATSTDRNLLLDWMEVRSPAPTSVATQRHLRVCEPATTGEEACARQMVESLANRAWRRPAKPDEVAELMSVYTLVRESGDGFELAAKFALRSVLLSPHFLFQVVETQAPGTGKSELSARELASRLSYFLWSSQPDAELTSLADAGRLADPEVLEAQVRRMLKDPRSEALVQNFAGQWLGLRKVDGITADPALFPGMDSELKRAMREEGESFFRAFLNEDRSALELLDADFTYVNDRLADYYGLPRPGSTSVTRVSTGDGRRGGVLGQAGVLAQASLATRTSPVLRGKWVLGKLLCQEPPPPPPGVEALPTQVPPGSTLRQITELHRANPACAGCHDTLDPIGFSLENYDAAGAWRETDNGSPVDATGNFKGVSFQGPRELATILKGDPAFATCMTRQALAYGLGRALTDEDEATVRYVDTRFSAGGHRLPELLVAVALSDSFRNRCPVPAAE, translated from the coding sequence ATGAAGACCCGCTCACTGCTCTTCGGCATCCCGTTGCTGCTCACCGCGTGCTCGGACGAACTGCCCGTCGCGCGCACCCAGGACCCCAAGCCCGTCGTCGCCGCGCAGAACTGCTCGGATGGCGCGCATTCGCTGCGCCGGCTGAACCGCGCGGAGTACGACAACACCGTGCGCGATCTGCTTGGCGAGACGGGCCGGCCCGCGACGACCTTCCCGGCGGACCCCACGGGCCACGGCTTCGACAACGAGGCCAGCCTGCTGGGCATGTCCCCCGCGCTGGTGGAGGCCTATGAGGCCACCGCGGGCCGTCTCATCGACCAGGCCTGGGCCCGGGACGGCGCCGCCAGCGCCGGAGGTGGCACCGTTCGCATCGAGGCCGAGTCCGCCAGCGCCACCACCGGAGCCAGCGAGCAGAACGGCACCGTGTGGAACCTGTGGTCCAACGGCGACCTCTCCGCCACCTTCACCTTCGCGCAGGCCGGCGAGTACCAGCTCTCCGTGCGCGCGTGGGGCACGCAGGCGCCGCCGGACCCGGTGCGGATGCAGTGGCTGCTGGATGGCGTCGTGGTGGCGTCGCTCGACGTGCCGGCCACCACGCCCACGGTGTACACGCAGCCGGTGCGGGTGGACTCGCCGGGGCAGAAGCGCTTCACCGTGCGCTTCACCAACGACACCTACGACCCGGCCACGTCCACGGACCGCAACCTCCTGCTGGATTGGATGGAGGTCCGCTCGCCCGCGCCCACGTCGGTGGCCACCCAGCGCCACCTGCGAGTGTGCGAACCGGCCACCACCGGGGAAGAAGCCTGTGCCCGGCAGATGGTGGAGTCGCTCGCGAACCGCGCCTGGCGGCGTCCCGCGAAGCCGGACGAGGTCGCGGAGTTGATGAGCGTCTACACGCTCGTGCGGGAGTCGGGGGACGGCTTCGAGCTGGCGGCGAAGTTCGCGCTCCGTTCGGTGCTGCTGTCGCCGCACTTCCTCTTCCAGGTCGTGGAGACGCAGGCGCCAGGGACGGGCAAGAGCGAGCTGTCCGCGCGCGAGCTTGCATCGCGCCTGTCGTACTTCCTCTGGAGCAGCCAGCCCGACGCGGAGCTGACGTCACTGGCGGACGCAGGCCGGTTGGCCGACCCCGAGGTACTGGAGGCGCAGGTGCGCCGGATGCTGAAGGACCCGCGGTCCGAAGCGCTGGTGCAGAACTTCGCCGGCCAGTGGCTGGGCCTGCGGAAGGTGGACGGCATCACCGCGGACCCGGCGCTGTTCCCCGGCATGGATTCCGAGCTCAAGCGCGCCATGCGCGAGGAAGGGGAGAGCTTCTTCCGCGCCTTCCTCAACGAGGACCGCAGCGCGCTGGAGTTGCTGGACGCGGACTTCACCTACGTCAACGACCGGCTCGCGGACTACTACGGCCTGCCTCGCCCGGGCTCCACCTCCGTCACGCGCGTGAGCACGGGCGACGGACGGCGCGGCGGTGTGCTGGGCCAGGCAGGTGTGCTGGCGCAGGCGTCGCTGGCCACGCGCACCTCGCCGGTGCTTCGCGGCAAGTGGGTGCTGGGCAAGCTGCTGTGCCAGGAGCCTCCTCCTCCGCCTCCGGGTGTGGAGGCGCTGCCCACGCAGGTGCCGCCGGGCTCCACGCTGCGGCAGATCACCGAGCTGCATCGCGCGAACCCCGCCTGCGCGGGCTGCCACGACACGCTGGACCCCATCGGTTTCAGCCTGGAGAACTACGACGCGGCCGGGGCCTGGCGGGAGACGGACAACGGCTCGCCGGTGGACGCCACGGGCAACTTCAAGGGCGTGTCGTTCCAGGGACCGCGTGAGCTGGCGACCATCCTCAAGGGCGACCCGGCCTTCGCGACGTGCATGACGCGGCAGGCGCTGGCCTATGGCTTGGGCCGCGCGCTGACGGACGAGGACGAGGCCACCGTGCGCTACGTGGACACGCGCTTCTCGGCGGGTGGACACCGGCTCCCCGAGCTGCTGGTGGCCGTGGCGCTCAGCGACAGTTTCCGCAACCGCTGCCCGGTACCGGCCGCGGAGTAG